From Nitrospira sp.:
AGGGGGTGCGAGAACTGCATGGCGGAGACCACGAAGTGATCCCGGATCGCATTGAGGCAGGTACCTATCTGGCGGCGGCTGCGATCACGCGGGGGGATGTGACGGTCACCCACTGCCGACCGAGCCACCTTGAAGCGGTACTGATGAAAATGCGCGAGGCAGGTGCCGAGATTCGGGAGGAGAAAGACGCGGTGCGCCTCACCATGCCGAACGGCTTGCGAGGAACGGACGTGCGGACCTTACCGTTTCCTGGATTTCCAACCGACATGCAAGCTCAAATGGCTGCGCTGATGAGTCTCGCCGAAGGCACCAGCGTGGTCACTGAAACAGTTTTTGAAAGTCGGTTCATGCATGTGGAAGAATTGCGACGGATGGGAGCCCATATCCGCGTGGAAGGTAATCGGCTCGTGGTGACCGGATGTCAGAAGCTCACCGGGGCTCCGGTCATGGCCTCCGATCTGCGAGCGAGCGCCGGTCTGATCGTAGCGGGGTTAGCGGCAGAGGGGGCCACTCAAGTGCAGCGTGTCTATCATCTTGATCGAGGCTATGAGCGGATTGAAGAAAAGCTCGGGGCGCTCGGGGCCTCTATTCAGCGTCAGCCGGCCGGAGTCGTTTAGTAGGACTATCTCCCATGTTGACGATCGCGCTCTCTAAAGGAAAGCTCATCGACGCCGCGCTCGAACTGTTTCGGCAAGCCGGCTATAGAATTACCGGACTCTCGGGGGAGAGCCGACGGCTGATCTTCGTCAGTCGCGAAAATGAGATGACCTTCCTTATTGTTCGTCCCAGCGATGTCCCGACCTATGTGGAGTATGGCGGGGCAGATGCCGGAATCGTCGGGAAGGACGTCTTGATGGAGCAGGAAAGTAACGTATACGAACCATTGGATTTAGGGTTCGGAGCGTGTAGAATCTCGGTCGCCGCGCGCCAGGGAGAAGACTCGAATGTTCGTCTGTCTTCAAAGGCCCGGATCGCGACAAAATACCCTCGGATCACGGAACGGTACTTTAATAAGCGCGGAATTCCAGTCGAGATCATCAAATTATATGGCTCGATTGAGTTGGCCCCGGTCGTGAGATTGGCAGATCGAATTGTCGATTTGGTCGAAACCGGCGGTACGCTTCAGGCCCATGATTTGGTCGAAGTGGAAGTGATTGCTCAGTCCTCGGCACGGTTCATCGTCAACCGGGCAAGCTTTCGCCTGAAGCAGGAACCGCTGATGGCGTTGATTCGGAAACTCCGAAGTGCGGTGAAGCGTCAAGGCATTAAATCCGGTAATGGCCGTCCGTTGACGGCCGGAAGCCGTAAGAAGAAAGTCGCTCGTTGATGAAAGTTATCACACAAGCAGATCGCAGCTTTCTCCCATCGTTGAAAAAAGCTGCGCTTCGAGGGCGGACGACCGGGGCTGCGGTAGAGAAAACTGTGCGGACGGTCCTGCAGGCCGTGGAGCGCGGGGGCGATAAAGCGGTTCTGCGCTACACCAAGCAGTTCGACAAGATCGTGCTGAAACCTGAAGCGTTG
This genomic window contains:
- a CDS encoding ATP phosphoribosyltransferase, with amino-acid sequence MLTIALSKGKLIDAALELFRQAGYRITGLSGESRRLIFVSRENEMTFLIVRPSDVPTYVEYGGADAGIVGKDVLMEQESNVYEPLDLGFGACRISVAARQGEDSNVRLSSKARIATKYPRITERYFNKRGIPVEIIKLYGSIELAPVVRLADRIVDLVETGGTLQAHDLVEVEVIAQSSARFIVNRASFRLKQEPLMALIRKLRSAVKRQGIKSGNGRPLTAGSRKKKVAR